The genomic stretch TCGGTGCTGTAGGCGTGGGCCGTCAGTAGAAACTCGACCACCGAAAGCGCCGAATTGCTCATTCCTAGCCCCTTTATGGTCCTGGATTCTTAACGCCATCGACCGAGCGGTGACCGCGTCGTCCCGTCGCGCCCGATACTTATAGAATAACCAACCTTTTTATCTCCGAAACTCTAACTATCAGTCATGAGGACACGATCCCGCGACCTCCTCGAGCTCGTTCGCCGCCGAGAGGCGGTGCTCGGGTGTCTGGTCGACACCCCGCGGGACAAACGTGACCTCACGTGCCAGCTCGACGTCTCCCGCCAGACGGTCGATCGGGCGATCCGCGAGCTCGAGTCGGCCGCCATGGTCGAGCGGGTGGAGGGCGACTATCGGCTGACGCTGTTCGGCGAGCTGCTCTATCGCGAGTTCGCGTCGCTGCTCGATCGTTTGGAGTGTCTCTCTTCGGTCCTCGATCTCCTCGCTCACCTCCCGCCCGACACCGCTATCAGCGCGGACGTCCTCGTCGGGGCGGAGGTCGTCCCTGCCGGCCACCCGTTGCCCCACGAGCCGATCCGGCGCCTCGAGGAGCTGGTCGAGGGCGCCGATCGACTCGCGGGCTACTCGCCGGTCGCGTTCCCACAGCACGTCTCGCTGTTCCACCACCAGATCACCCGAACGGACACCGAGATCGAGCTCTTCCTCGATACGTCGCTCATCGAAGGGCTCCGTTCGGGGTACGACGAGGAGCTCCGGGAGGCGCTCGCGGCACCGGATTTCACCCTCTATCGGCTCCCCGAGGCGGACCGCCCCGACCTGGGGATCGTCCTCCTCGACGATTCGACCGTCTGGCTCGGCGTCTACGGCGACGACGGAAACGTCCGAGGCGCGGCCGTTACCGGCACCGATGCCGCTGTCGCCTGGGCCCGCGACAGGCTCGCGGACTGCCGTGCCGCCGGTCAGGCGGTCCCCGCCCCCTCCCCCGATGGATAAACTCAACGTTCGATGACGATAGTTTCGGGGCCGTTTAAGTTCGTCCCGCCCGAAACGGGTTCGATGCCATCCGATACGACGCCGGTGATCGTCCAGGCGCTTCGCACCCCACAGGGGAAA from Halalkalicoccus tibetensis encodes the following:
- a CDS encoding transcriptional regulator, yielding MRTRSRDLLELVRRREAVLGCLVDTPRDKRDLTCQLDVSRQTVDRAIRELESAAMVERVEGDYRLTLFGELLYREFASLLDRLECLSSVLDLLAHLPPDTAISADVLVGAEVVPAGHPLPHEPIRRLEELVEGADRLAGYSPVAFPQHVSLFHHQITRTDTEIELFLDTSLIEGLRSGYDEELREALAAPDFTLYRLPEADRPDLGIVLLDDSTVWLGVYGDDGNVRGAAVTGTDAAVAWARDRLADCRAAGQAVPAPSPDG